The following is a genomic window from Bufo gargarizans isolate SCDJY-AF-19 chromosome 10, ASM1485885v1, whole genome shotgun sequence.
ACAGTTATGAGACTCTAGAATGGTGATGGGTTCTCTTCAAACATCCGTGTTTCAGTTCCCATAAGGTTTGAGTGGTAAGACGTTTGCCCTAAGGGCAGTCGGCGTTCATGCATCATGATTTGTCAGTACAAGACTTTTAATCCCCATCTTAAATTCCTTGTGTAACAGGGTGTGTCCACACATGACGCTACAGGATCTGCCATAGCATCAAAGCATATCTGTGGGTTAATGGAGACAATGCCTGCAATATGTAGGCACCACCTGCACATGATGCAGCATTCATGCTGTCACATCTAATCTGTACCAAAAAACAGTTGGAAATTGCGGAAATGCACTTGGATCCACACGGAAATTCTTGCAGATCTTATGGGCGTTCACCCTCTGTGTGCAGTCAGCCTTAGAGTAAAGGAATTGGCACAACTATGCTACGTAGTCCAACCAAATTCAGTGCAATCTGTATAATAATTGTGCACACCTACCCTGTTTTGTGGAATAGGTTAAAAGCGCACCACTGCATTAGACTGCAGTGCAGTAACATTTAGTGCATGGTTTATCACATACATTGGTCCTAATTTTTCAAACCTTGATTGGCAGATATCTACCATTTTCTCCAACTTTACTCTTCTGCATGTGGCAGACTAGAAGCTTTGGACAGTCCTAGTAAAAATGGTTTATGTAGCTGTGGCCAATGCAGTGTCATCACTGTTTGATATTAGGAACATAAAAATAGCTGTTTGTTAAATGGTTCATACATCTAGTGATTTGCAGAGCAGATAAAATAAATTGGGcgactgttgatgggttggcGGTATCTCTGGAAAAGTCGGGCTCCTCATATGATACTAATGTTGTCTTGGACACTTGTGATTGCAGAAGCCGGAGCGTGATGAGTGGGGTAGCGGGCTGGAAGCCCTAGAGTGCGCCTTGCAGCTGGAGAAGAACGTTAACCAGTCCCTTTTGGATCTGCACAAATTGTCTACAGATCGGAATGATCCACATGTAAGTGACTGCTGAGACAGGAATTCCTAAACCGTCTGATATAGGCAATACGTAGGGTTTGTGGGGGCTGCACATAGATTACATCTACATGCACTGGGGCTAGAGATTTAAGGTTGGAGTGGCTCACAGCACTTTTAGTAATGTATCTAAAAATGACTAAATCAAAGTAAATTCTTAGGTGTCCTCTTtatgcctcgttcacacttcagtgttcagTTAGGTgcagctttaaagggattctgttatgacatttgaggcctataacctaaagatgtggccaggtccctactaataacctgaatccaaaactgtccttattaaatgtgcctgtggctctattagcacataaaacaggtttttataaccagtcattcacctacctaagaTGCCCAAGGGGACTTTGcttcatacagggtgcccggctgcagccatctgtctggtgcccagcgccgccttcccactagaaatcaCCGCCCTCCCTTTCTATAGAGCCACCTCCCTCACCTCAGCACCGCCTCCGAAATCGTCCGCTTTCTCAGCCAGATCCCGTGAGGATGGCTGCAATAGGGCGGTCAAGGCAGGTTTGAGCGGAGTGTGctggacggcgcatgcgcacttcactcAACGAGGCCGATGCCAGGAGTCTGCATgggcgcatcaggttatacctagtgcgcatGCATGGGATCTGGCTGAGGGAGCGGACAATTTTAGAAGCGGTGCTGAGGTAAGGGAGGCGGCTCTATAGCAAGGGAGGGCGGTGATTTCTAGTGGGAAGGTGGTGCTGGGCACCAggcggagatggctgcagccgggcccCCTGTATGAAGCAATGGCCCCTTGGGCATCTTAAGTAGGTGAATGActggttataaaaacctgttttatgtgctaatagagccacaggcacatttttaataaggacagttatggattcaggttattagtagggacctggccatatgtttaggttataggcttcaaatgtcatgacagaatccctttaaacacaaCAGGTGCAGATATTTCCCTTATATCTGCAGAGGCTCCAATCCAGTTTTCACCTCACAAtcatggacatgtgaatgaggctttattctgATAAATCTGGGGCAAGTTTAGGTACTTGGCCTAGGGTGGCGAGTATTTGATTTAGGTTACCCATCCCCAGATAGGGTCTGTTCATAtgtgaaaaatgaagttttatgatatgcaaatgagcctctaggagcaagaaTAGGCTTGTTCTATTGTGGGCCTTCCGTTCTGCAACATGCAGAacacacacggccagtatccgtcTTTTGCAGACTTCAGAAccctggtcgtgtgcatgagcccctatgtTTAGTCTCCACCATTTTGGCCcagataataacaaaaaaaaattgactcgCTCACAGTTATTGTGATTTAACTTTTAACATCTAGACCTGGGTGCATGGAAAATTCCTGAAGTGGAAACACACTGACATGGTATTccagtgtataaaaaaaaaaattctcagcacttaaaaaaaaaaaaaaaaaaaaaaaatctatcctcaattgaaaatacattaaaaacatTGTAGAAAAGGATAAACACAGTAATGGCATTTCATGGATAAGGACAAGTCTTGCGGTGTTGAAAATGCATGGGTTTGGTTTAAGGAGTTTagtgagattttaatactgacttgtactctggataggtcatcagtatctgattcgtgggggtccgacacttgggaccccactgatcagctgtttgaaaaggcactgctgcacagccttctcacagctcttCCTAGGCGCAGCCCTGCCCCATAAAGGTGAATGGGGCCGAGCACGGTGCCAGGCACTGCCACAATACCATGttcggcgctgtgcttggcaagcaTGGATGTGGCACTCAAGGAACATCTGCCTTAAACAGTGTATTGGGgtcagacccccaacgatcagatgctgatgaccagaCAATAGATCTCAGAAAACCCTCTTAATGTATTTAcaataaaagggggggggggaattgtggTTTTGGTAAAGTAAATCTCATTGAGCTGCACTTTAACAATACTGTTGCTGTTCACAGCTCTGTGACTTCCTGGAAACACACTACCTTGATGAGCAGGTGAAGTCCATGAAGGAATTGGGTGACTTCGTGACCAACCTTCGGCGAATGGGAGCCCCACAGAATGGCATGGCTGAATACCTCTTTGACAAACACACAATGGGGGAATCCCATGACTAGTATCCCACCCATGTCCTGCTTGATCTACGCTTCCCTTTAGGCTAGGGATACATGGCGACAGGACACACGGCAACATTTGTTGCGTGACACTACTTGTAATATATTTCAATGGTGTCACAATGCGGCCTACTGATGAGACTGTCTCTTGGTGTAGCGCATTGTGAAACAATCAAATCCATTATGTGGACTGCCATGTATCCCTAGCCTTAATGCTCGTTTGTAAATTTTTATTTGTTTCTTGCCATATTTTGCAACCAATAAAGCTCTTCAACTAGTACATCCGATTGAAGTATCTCTTCTGTTACTACTGTATTACCAGTGCGCGTTATTTCACAGCCTGCATTGCTTTATGGTTTACACAAGTCAATAGAGAATATACAATCTCCTATAATGTGACTGACAGGGGAAGGGTGCAGGGTATTTTACATATGAAGTCTTTACTAGTgaagtttcaatttttttttatagtagtaACACTTTTATGGCTGACATGTCTATTTAGTAACTGCATCTGTTCCTCATGTAATAGCAGTTCTGAAATACTCAATCTTGCAACTTTATGTGCCATTCCTTTTATTCCTGCTAAAGTTATGAATTGGTTACTAGCAAGCTGCAATGAAGGTAcaggtgggtgttaccagttggatgtGTCCCTGCAATCTGATAGTGGCAGACTGTGGAGGGACACGCCCCAACTGGTAATATCCTGCTGGatctttattgcaaactgctagcaattcattcaaaaTGTATCTAGATgaaatgaaggaatggcacatcatcgtacagggggtcagcaaccttcagccctccagatgtgaaactacaactcccatcatgctatACTTTTTTGGGAGTTCTGAAAAGCGGCTAAGCAGGTGTACATGCTGAGAGTCCACTGTAGTGTGCTACATATTTTGCACAGAAATGCCAGCTTATCCCCACGGAATGACAATGGGGACAATCCTTGTGCGCATCTGTGGCTCAGTCACTCATCTTGTAATAAAATGTGGGGTGTGCAATATAGAAATTTGACACCTACTGGGCCTGGGAAAGagtcctggccacctgagaagagtcctggttattcataaattcctgctctcctgctgatggacaggcttctacctagttttctccctttctctctaggagagaactgccaatcagcagaaggagattaggaataaccaggactcttctcgggtagatttgactcttttcgatGTCTGCGCTGCAATGACTATGATGCTGtttcttggcaaccacttttagctcatgagtgacagaccgctgagatcagcatttgtcactattttatgctagCCTCACTGAGGTCAGCATAAACTTGACAGGTTCCctgtaggcctcctgcacacgaacaggccgcaatgcacaaacactgACCGTCTCCTATTCCAGCTCCATTTTAGCATGCTCAGTAGAGATCAGACTAGATTATGGACTCCAGACGGGAGGATGCCATCTTTACCACTCAATTTTAGTCTCAACCCAAGGAAAGAACCATCCCAATAGCGCCACCGTGTGAAAGTGATTCCCTGGGTGATGCTTTGGATGTTCTGCAAGATTTTTATTTCTTCCAGAATGCATACAATAGTCTGTGTGCAAACAGAAAAGAGCATTGAGATGCTGAGGGAAGGAAGATGACCTTGTATGAATAAGCCCTTGAGTTGTGTATCAATCTAAAAATGTAGACTATTCCAAGGCTGATCTTCAATGACAATTTATGGCAAGTGTTCTGATGTAATCTTGTTCCAGTTCttgtctgatttaaaaaaaaaaattcctagtACATTTAAAGTGATACTTTCAATAAAACATGTTGTATCATGTGCTAACAACCTATACTTTACTATGGTATGTACACTTTTCTTAAAGGGTTgtcagttatttttattgatgacctatcctcagctggTGGAAGAGGTGTGCCCACTCAGCCTTCTCCATTGCTTATCTGCTTGCCGTTGGCATTGtaacggtgagcaggtgtaattacaaaaagcagtcccattgaagtcaatgggatgggttgttccctttaataaaaatgtggtggtttctattctttttttttttcctcactccatataaagtgcatttggaaagtcttcagacccttttactttttccacaccttatgttgcagccttgtgctaaaataaaagttaaaaacaatTTCTTCTGCACTTAATACCCCCCATAATGAGAGAGTAAATATGCAACGACATTTTAGGCCCTTAGCACTTGGTAGAAGcatctttggcagtgattacagcctccagtctttttgggtatgacgccacaaggtttgcacatctggatttggggattttctgccattcttctctgcagatcctctcgagctctatcaggttggatggggactgttggtggacagccattttcaggtctctccagaaatgtttaattggattcaagtcagggctctggctgggccattcaagGACAGTCACAgatttgtccctaagccactcgtGTGTTGTCTTAGCTGTGTGCTTAGATTCATTGTCTTGGAAGGTGATCCTTCTGCACAGTGAGGTCCAGAGCATTATGATCAGCTTttcattaaaatatatttgccccaccctgaccagtctccttgTCCCAGACGCTGGAGCATGAtgccgccaccatgcttcactgaatgGATAGTATTAGGCAGGGTATGAGCAGTGCCTGTTTTCCTCGACATGACACTTTCatctgtcttttactgaggagcagCTTCTTTCTGCTATAAAGCCCACATTGGTGTAGTGCTGCAGTGATCGACCTTCTAAACGTTTCTCCTATCTGCtcgcaggatctttggagctcagccagagtgaccattgggttcttagtCACCCGTCTTACCAAGGCCCTGCTCCCCCGATTACTTGTTTTGATGGGGAGGCCAGCTTTAGGAAGAATCCTGTTCCAAAGATCTTttgtttaagaattatggaggccactgtgctcctgGGAACTTTCATGGCAGGAAAAATGTTTTGTTCAGATCTGAggctccacacaatcctgtctctgagctctacaggcagttgttttttgtcagctgtgagaccttatatatagGCAAGGATTCCAatgaaggtgtagaaacatctcaaacatGATCAAGAAAAATAGGAGGCCCTTATAGCTAAACTTCAAGTGTGTTAGCAAAGAGTCTGTATGTCCAGACAAAATGTacgtttttcatttttaataaattttgcaaacatttctaattcAGTTTTCACTTTCTCGTTAtgtggtattgagtgcagattaatggagggggaaactttttttctctctctattttagcacaaggctacaACATAACAAAAAGGGAAAAATGTGAAAAGGTCTGAAGACTATCAGAATGCACTGTCCCTGCCTGGGACTACCTCTCTGTCTGGATTTTTGGCAAGGCAGACAGTTTCAATTAAAATGGAttgtctgggctacagatattgatctgacccccaccaatctgatattgatgacctcaccTTAGTATAAgtaatcaatatctgtagcccagacaaTCTCTAACACTCAAAaccagaaaaatcacagaaaaaacatcctgcacgatatgatagatAAATGTgtggatgtccctggccacattcatgaaaaaaattaaattacagaaataacataataatgcacttagtaaagtagatgcaagcaccatatatggacaaagtcctcactctgacgtgataaaatctgagacacttagccaatatatttggattcaaacacatctgtgcccacctaccaagcaccaaggtggtctcaggtcaggcggaaCCTACCTAAgctgttgggcttctatgtttaggagcgcagaccctgcacatatggtgtgctgctcctagtcacctccatgtgcatcaagcagctgatgggaggaggagcaagcacagccatatgtaccacctaatcaagggggTCTATGAGATGGGAAGGGCAAAGGAATGCTagtcccaagataaaataggtgcacattcacacttgaaggtgccactacctcaagcatatactacataaACAGAAAACATCCTG
Proteins encoded in this region:
- the FTH1 gene encoding ferritin heavy chain, with translation MSSQVRQNYHQDCEAAINRQVNLELYASYVYLSMSYYFDRDDVALRNFAKYFLHQSHEEREHAEKLMKLQNQRGGRIFLQDVRKPERDEWGSGLEALECALQLEKNVNQSLLDLHKLSTDRNDPHLCDFLETHYLDEQVKSMKELGDFVTNLRRMGAPQNGMAEYLFDKHTMGESHD